A single window of Zea mays cultivar B73 chromosome 10, Zm-B73-REFERENCE-NAM-5.0, whole genome shotgun sequence DNA harbors:
- the LOC100194041 gene encoding uncharacterized protein → MMAAMGGAVRVLCGAEKERVVGTRKAPGACPRCGGAVVAVDVESERRFLGLPLCLQSKRKYSCTRCLRRLVTLYS, encoded by the coding sequence ATGATGGCGGCGATGGGCGGCGCGGTGCGGGTGCTGTGCGGCGCGGAGAAGGAGCGGGTGGTGGGCACGCGCAAGGCGCCCGGGGCGTGCCCGCGCTGCGGCGGGGCCGTGGTGGCCGTCGACGTGGAGAGCGAGCGCCGCTTCCTCGGCCTGCCGCTGTGCCTCCAGAGCAAGCGCAAGTACTCCTGCACCCGCTGCCTCCGCCGGCTCGTCACCCTCTACAGCTGA
- the LOC100281870 gene encoding 60S ribosomal protein L7-like: MSSVASKVAVPESVLRKRKREEQWATEKKEKALVEKKKSIESRKLIFTRAKQYAEEYDAQEKELVQLKREARLKGGFYVSPEAKLLFVVRIRGINAMHPKTRKILQLLRLRQIFNGVFLKVNKATINMLRRVEPYVAYGYPNLKSVRELIYKRGYGKLNKQRIPLSNNQVIEEGLGKHNIICIEDLVHEIMTVGPHFKEANNFLWPFKLKAPLGGLKKKRNHYVEGGDAGNRENYINELIKRMN; encoded by the exons ATGTCGTCCGTGGCGTCGAAGGTGGCGGTGCCGGAGTCTGTGCTCCGCAAGCGGAAGCGCGAGGAACAGTGGGCCACCGAGAAGAAGGAGAAGGCCCTAGTCGAGAAGAAGAAGTCCATCGAGAGCCGCAAGCTCATCTTCACCCGCGCAAAGCAGTACGCCGAGGAATACGATGCCCAG gagaaggaactggtGCAGCTTAAGCGTGAGGCCCGTTTGAAGGGTGGTTTCTATGTCAGTCCTGAAGCAAAGCTGCTCTTTGTGGTCCGCATCCGGGG TATTAACGCCATGCACCCTAAGACCAGGAAGATCTTGCAGCTTCTGCGATTGAGGCAG ATCTTCAATGGTGTGTTCCTCAAAGTCAACAAGGCGACTATTAACATGCTACGCAGGGTTGAGCCATATGTTGCATATGG gtacccaaacttgaagAGTGTCAGGGAGTTGATCTACAAGAGGGGCTATGGAAAGCTGAACAAGCAGAGGATCCCTCTGTCCAACAACCAAGTCATCGAGGAG GGCTTGGGCAAGCACAACATCATCTGCATTGAGGATCTTGTTCACGAGATCATGACTGTTGGCCCACACTTCAAGGAGGCCAACAACTTCCTGTGGCCATTCAAGTTGAAGGCGCCGCTGGGAGGCCTGAAGAAGAAGAGGAACCACTATGTGGAGGGCGGTGATGCCGGTAACCGCGAGAACTACATCAATGAGCTCATCAAAAGGATGAATTAG